A portion of the Candidatus Hydrogenedentota bacterium genome contains these proteins:
- a CDS encoding helix-turn-helix transcriptional regulator yields the protein MISAFSPNGARAAGPGPPGPRTRAEKDRGRIAQTPAQKKKKCKKPGVGKNRGLDSCLAIWLYCQAGNQKEPTVDAQRKQALTARADILKAMAHPTRLYILEELAQGERCVCELHAGTGADFSTVSKHLSVLKNAGIVEDEKRGLQVFYRLRCPCILSFLGCVENVIQQNVDRQLAALGR from the coding sequence ATGATTTCCGCGTTCTCTCCCAATGGGGCGCGCGCCGCAGGGCCGGGCCCTCCCGGTCCGCGGACGCGCGCGGAAAAAGACCGGGGTAGGATAGCGCAAACCCCTGCGCAAAAGAAAAAAAAGTGCAAGAAACCCGGAGTCGGGAAGAACCGGGGGCTTGACAGCTGTTTGGCTATTTGGTTATACTGCCAAGCAGGCAACCAGAAGGAGCCGACCGTGGACGCACAACGGAAGCAGGCACTCACCGCCCGCGCGGACATTCTCAAGGCCATGGCGCACCCCACACGCCTCTATATCTTGGAGGAACTCGCCCAGGGGGAGCGCTGTGTCTGCGAGCTTCATGCGGGCACGGGGGCGGACTTTTCCACCGTGTCCAAGCACCTCTCGGTGCTGAAGAACGCGGGGATCGTGGAGGATGAGAAACGGGGGCTTCAGGTCTTCTACCGGCTGCGCTGCCCCTGCATCCTGTCCTTCCTGGGGTGCGTGGAGAACGTGATCCAGCAGAACGTGGACCGCCAACTCGCGGCGCTGGGCAGGTGA
- a CDS encoding zinc-binding protein: protein MSEEKRDCCCSTAPKLVFSCSGAADVGELCDHAARALTREGAGKMYCLAGVGGGVEPILANTASAAKLLALDGCPMDCVKKTLEKAGFEGAAHLRLTDHGFEKGASPATEENLQKVLELARPLLGC from the coding sequence ATGTCAGAAGAAAAGAGGGACTGCTGCTGCAGCACGGCGCCGAAACTTGTCTTCTCGTGTTCGGGCGCCGCGGACGTCGGGGAACTGTGCGACCACGCGGCGCGCGCCCTGACCCGCGAGGGCGCCGGGAAGATGTACTGCCTGGCCGGGGTCGGCGGCGGGGTGGAGCCCATTCTGGCAAACACCGCGTCGGCGGCGAAGCTGCTCGCGCTGGACGGGTGCCCCATGGACTGCGTGAAGAAGACGCTGGAGAAGGCCGGATTTGAGGGTGCGGCCCATCTGCGCCTGACGGACCACGGGTTCGAGAAGGGCGCCTCCCCCGCCACGGAGGAGAACCTCCAGAAAGTGCTCGAACTGGCCCGGCCCCTGCTGGGCTGCTAA
- a CDS encoding arsenate reductase ArsC, with product MANPGRRRVLFLCTGNSCRSQMAEGWTRHLKGDRVEAWSAGIEKHGMNPHAVRVMAEAGVDISGGSSKTVAELPTRDFDYVVTVCGHAHEHCPLSPGKARVVHVGFDDPPRLAEAVEGEEAKLDCYRRVRDEIRAFVEGLPESLEERNIPHE from the coding sequence ATGGCGAATCCGGGAAGGCGCCGGGTGCTTTTTCTATGCACCGGCAACTCCTGCCGGAGCCAGATGGCCGAGGGCTGGACCCGTCACCTGAAGGGCGACCGGGTCGAGGCATGGTCTGCGGGCATTGAGAAGCACGGGATGAACCCCCACGCCGTCCGTGTGATGGCGGAGGCGGGGGTGGACATTTCGGGCGGAAGCTCGAAGACCGTCGCCGAACTGCCGACCCGGGACTTCGACTATGTGGTCACCGTCTGCGGCCACGCCCACGAGCACTGCCCCCTGTCTCCCGGAAAGGCCCGCGTGGTGCATGTGGGATTTGACGACCCGCCCCGGCTGGCGGAGGCGGTCGAGGGGGAGGAGGCCAAGCTGGATTGCTACCGGCGGGTCCGCGACGAGATACGCGCCTTTGTCGAGGGCCTGCCTGAATCGCTGGAAGAAAGGAACATTCCCCATGAGTGA
- a CDS encoding sugar phosphate isomerase/epimerase → MDRCTRRGFLGQAACLAGAAALGFSARAGGGAAPRIGACDWSMGMGFDPGVMAVAKAIGLDGVELSAGTPQDTLEIADPALREKYKAAMAETGITACSMAMGFLNNSPLATDPRGPAWLEQSIDACGDLGAKTLLMAFFGNGDLRKRRKLKEGEMKSAAERIRAAAPRAADKGVVLAVENTLSGADNVKFLDMINAPSVRVYYDIGNSTYNDYDVPAEIRALGGKIAQIHFKDGANYLGKGEVDVAAAVKAIREIGYAGWIILETAKPSGDMQADFKANLEYTKGVFAANA, encoded by the coding sequence ATGGACCGGTGCACAAGAAGGGGTTTCCTGGGACAGGCCGCGTGCCTCGCGGGCGCGGCGGCGCTGGGGTTCAGCGCCCGGGCCGGGGGCGGGGCGGCCCCCCGTATCGGCGCCTGCGACTGGTCCATGGGCATGGGCTTCGACCCCGGGGTGATGGCGGTGGCCAAGGCCATCGGCCTCGACGGGGTGGAACTCTCCGCCGGCACCCCGCAGGACACCCTGGAAATCGCCGACCCGGCGCTCCGGGAGAAGTACAAGGCGGCGATGGCCGAGACGGGAATCACGGCCTGCTCCATGGCCATGGGGTTCCTGAACAATTCGCCGCTCGCCACGGACCCGCGCGGACCCGCCTGGCTGGAACAGTCCATTGACGCCTGCGGCGATCTGGGTGCCAAGACCCTGCTGATGGCCTTCTTCGGCAACGGCGACCTCCGCAAGCGGCGCAAACTGAAGGAGGGGGAGATGAAGTCGGCCGCAGAGCGCATCCGCGCCGCCGCCCCCCGCGCGGCGGACAAGGGCGTTGTCCTGGCCGTGGAAAACACCCTCTCCGGCGCGGACAACGTGAAGTTCCTCGACATGATCAACGCGCCCTCGGTGCGCGTCTACTACGACATCGGCAACTCCACCTACAACGACTACGACGTGCCGGCGGAAATCCGCGCCCTTGGCGGAAAGATCGCCCAGATCCACTTCAAGGACGGGGCGAACTACCTCGGCAAGGGCGAGGTGGACGTGGCGGCGGCGGTGAAGGCCATCAGGGAAATCGGCTACGCCGGCTGGATCATTCTGGAAACGGCGAAGCCCTCGGGCGACATGCAGGCTGATTTCAAGGCGAACCTCGAGTACACAAAAGGCGTTTTCGCCGCCAACGCATGA
- a CDS encoding thioredoxin family protein — protein MKNAIFLLLLAGGLAVLACSETPAASAPEAKKESAAAPATPVLVVYYFHRTLRCPSCLTIEEWTKRAVNDGFPVELESGRIALKVSNLDEPGNAHFDKDYRLNTQSVVLSDTRDGRETRWKNLEEVWELLDDEVKFLEYIRAEIREFLAETGAGNAASPAAPAGSAPVKAEAAAGTTAGLPTLMELGADKCVPCRAMVPVLDALRKEYPGRLNVQFIDVWKNPEEGKKHRIRMIPVQLFLDADGKELFRHEGFYAKEDILAKWKELAVDLDAKK, from the coding sequence ATGAAGAATGCGATCTTTCTGTTGCTTTTGGCCGGCGGACTCGCCGTCCTAGCCTGCTCGGAGACGCCTGCAGCGTCCGCGCCGGAGGCGAAAAAGGAGTCTGCGGCCGCTCCGGCAACGCCGGTGCTGGTCGTCTACTATTTCCACCGGACCCTGCGGTGCCCCTCCTGTCTGACCATCGAGGAATGGACCAAACGCGCCGTCAACGACGGATTCCCCGTGGAGCTGGAGTCGGGCCGGATCGCGCTGAAGGTGTCGAATCTGGACGAGCCGGGAAACGCCCATTTTGACAAGGACTATCGCCTGAACACGCAGTCCGTGGTGCTGTCGGACACCCGGGACGGTCGGGAGACCCGGTGGAAGAATTTGGAGGAAGTCTGGGAGCTTCTCGATGACGAGGTGAAGTTCCTGGAGTACATCCGCGCCGAGATTCGGGAGTTTCTGGCGGAGACCGGGGCCGGCAACGCCGCAAGCCCCGCCGCCCCGGCGGGGAGCGCGCCCGTGAAGGCGGAGGCGGCGGCCGGGACGACCGCCGGCCTGCCCACCCTGATGGAACTGGGCGCGGACAAGTGCGTGCCCTGCAGGGCCATGGTGCCGGTGCTGGACGCGCTGAGGAAGGAATACCCCGGACGCCTGAACGTGCAGTTTATTGACGTCTGGAAGAATCCGGAGGAGGGGAAGAAGCACAGAATCCGGATGATTCCGGTGCAGCTCTTCCTGGACGCCGATGGAAAAGAGCTGTTCCGCCACGAGGGCTTCTACGCCAAGGAGGACATCCTGGCGAAGTGGAAGGAACTTGCGGTGGACCTGGACGCCAAGAAATAG
- a CDS encoding Gfo/Idh/MocA family oxidoreductase, which produces MITRRTFLKTVAASAPLIISADALGATSPGANDIVNVAFIGLGGRCNDIAIACLGMKGIRVAAVCDCFRPRVDSSLAYLEKNGVQAKGYTDFREMIEKEKLDGVMVETTTHARAWIACHAMAMGVDAYIEKPMCLTIAEGRHMVNVARKYKRVTQVGTQQRSIALNNWASDLVKNGALGKVKEVLAPNFMSPDPWKDQPGEPLPEGGDEGWWDIWTNQSGFRPYHTQLHRNWAQWWDYDGGGRCYGVTGWGTHSYDQIQRGLGTSETGPVEVLLEEPVQLIPCGKFEKREISPDETGAPYYGMAKDQVGPRAKVRMKMASGTELLLNMDGDFAPGLGAVFVGEKGRIEINRDAISSDNPELISGADRPPKLSVNETEPHIQNWIDCIKSRGRCNADIEYGQRSSSLCYLVNIAREVGQVGKALQWDPEKERFTNCDEGNALLSRPRREGWELPA; this is translated from the coding sequence ATGATTACCCGCCGCACCTTCCTGAAGACCGTGGCCGCCTCCGCGCCGCTGATCATCTCCGCCGACGCCCTGGGGGCGACATCGCCGGGGGCGAACGACATTGTGAACGTGGCCTTCATCGGCCTCGGGGGGCGCTGCAACGACATCGCCATCGCCTGCCTCGGCATGAAGGGGATCCGGGTTGCCGCAGTGTGCGACTGTTTCCGTCCGCGGGTGGACTCCAGCCTCGCCTACCTGGAGAAGAACGGCGTGCAGGCGAAGGGCTACACGGACTTCCGCGAGATGATTGAGAAGGAGAAGCTCGACGGCGTGATGGTGGAGACCACGACCCACGCGCGGGCCTGGATCGCCTGCCATGCCATGGCCATGGGCGTGGACGCGTACATTGAGAAGCCCATGTGCCTGACCATCGCCGAGGGCCGCCACATGGTGAACGTCGCCCGGAAATACAAGCGCGTCACGCAGGTCGGCACGCAGCAGCGCTCCATCGCCCTGAACAACTGGGCAAGCGACCTGGTGAAGAACGGCGCCCTGGGGAAGGTCAAGGAGGTGCTCGCGCCGAACTTCATGAGCCCCGATCCGTGGAAGGACCAGCCCGGCGAGCCCCTCCCCGAGGGCGGCGACGAGGGCTGGTGGGACATCTGGACCAACCAGTCGGGGTTCCGCCCCTACCACACGCAGCTCCACCGCAACTGGGCGCAGTGGTGGGACTACGACGGCGGCGGCCGCTGCTACGGCGTGACCGGCTGGGGCACCCACAGCTACGACCAGATCCAGCGCGGCCTGGGCACCAGCGAGACCGGCCCGGTGGAGGTGCTGCTGGAGGAGCCGGTCCAGCTCATTCCCTGCGGCAAGTTCGAGAAGCGCGAGATTTCCCCCGATGAGACGGGTGCGCCTTATTACGGCATGGCGAAGGACCAGGTTGGCCCCCGCGCGAAGGTGCGCATGAAGATGGCGTCGGGCACCGAGCTGCTGCTCAACATGGACGGCGACTTCGCCCCCGGCCTCGGCGCGGTTTTTGTGGGCGAGAAAGGCCGCATTGAGATCAACCGCGACGCCATCTCCTCGGACAATCCGGAGCTCATCAGCGGGGCGGACCGCCCGCCGAAGCTGTCGGTGAACGAGACGGAGCCGCACATCCAGAACTGGATTGACTGCATCAAGTCGCGCGGCCGCTGCAACGCCGACATCGAGTACGGCCAGCGCAGCTCCAGCCTGTGCTACCTGGTGAACATCGCCCGCGAGGTCGGCCAGGTCGGCAAGGCGCTCCAGTGGGACCCCGAAAAGGAGCGCTTCACCAACTGCGACGAGGGCAACGCCCTGCTGTCGCGGCCCCGCCGCGAGGGCTGGGAACTGCCGGCGTAA
- the arsM gene encoding arsenite methyltransferase, producing MSDRENDALRDLVRKTYAETATGGGSCCGGGGTAKAGGCCSGAPTPPAVAAETLGYTAGDADAAPDGAYLGLGCGNPQALAGLRPGETVLDLGCGGGFDCFLAARRVGPSGRVIGVDMTPEMVARARENARKGGVENVAFRLGEIEHLPVADASVDVIISNCVINLSPEKGQVFREAFRVLKPGGRLAVSDVVRTGTLPSALAGDGAAYCGCVSGAVPVQELEKLLRDAGFSTVTVEIKSDSAAIVGQWLPGSGVENFVASASITATKE from the coding sequence ATGAGTGACCGGGAGAACGACGCCCTGCGCGACCTGGTGCGCAAAACCTATGCGGAGACGGCCACCGGTGGCGGGTCGTGCTGCGGCGGCGGAGGGACGGCCAAGGCCGGCGGATGCTGTTCGGGCGCCCCGACCCCGCCCGCCGTGGCGGCGGAGACGCTGGGATATACCGCAGGAGACGCCGATGCGGCGCCGGACGGGGCCTATCTCGGCCTCGGCTGCGGGAACCCGCAGGCCCTCGCGGGGCTCCGGCCCGGAGAGACGGTGCTGGACCTGGGGTGCGGGGGCGGTTTCGACTGCTTCCTCGCCGCGCGCCGGGTGGGGCCGTCCGGACGGGTCATCGGCGTGGACATGACGCCCGAGATGGTGGCCAGGGCCCGCGAGAACGCCCGGAAGGGCGGCGTGGAAAACGTAGCCTTTCGGCTCGGCGAGATCGAACACCTGCCCGTGGCCGACGCCTCGGTGGACGTGATCATCTCCAACTGCGTCATCAACCTGTCGCCCGAGAAGGGCCAGGTCTTCCGCGAGGCGTTCCGCGTGCTGAAGCCCGGCGGACGGCTGGCGGTGTCCGACGTGGTGCGGACCGGCACCCTGCCGTCCGCCCTGGCGGGGGACGGGGCGGCCTATTGTGGGTGCGTGTCCGGGGCGGTGCCCGTTCAGGAACTGGAGAAGCTGCTGCGGGACGCCGGATTCTCCACCGTGACGGTGGAGATCAAATCCGACAGTGCGGCGATTGTGGGCCAGTGGCTGCCCGGTTCCGGCGTGGAGAATTTCGTTGCCTCGGCCAGCATCACGGCAACAAAGGAGTAG
- a CDS encoding cytochrome C biogenesis protein, with protein sequence MLEQLFTTLSQAVEGSAAVALAAAAGWGVLSILLSPCHLASIPLIVGFIDSQGRMSTARAFLVSLLFASGILVTIGLIGAATAAAGRMMGDVGRYGNWFVAVIFFVVGLHLLGVIPLPWSGPGQVGMKRRGLLAALVLGLVFGVALGPCTFAFMAPVLGVAFRTGAEHPLYAAALLLAYGVGHCSVIVAAGTSTEGVQRYLNWSEQSRGAVWVRRVCGVLVILGGFWMIHTAP encoded by the coding sequence GTGTTGGAGCAGCTTTTCACGACCCTGTCGCAGGCCGTCGAGGGATCGGCGGCTGTCGCCCTGGCCGCGGCGGCGGGTTGGGGTGTCCTGAGCATCCTGCTGAGTCCCTGCCACCTCGCGAGCATTCCCCTGATCGTCGGCTTCATTGACAGCCAGGGGCGCATGTCCACCGCGCGGGCCTTTTTGGTCTCGCTGCTCTTCGCGTCGGGCATCCTCGTGACCATCGGCCTGATCGGCGCGGCCACCGCCGCCGCCGGGCGCATGATGGGCGACGTGGGACGCTATGGAAACTGGTTTGTGGCGGTGATCTTTTTCGTGGTCGGGCTGCATCTTCTCGGGGTGATCCCCCTGCCGTGGTCCGGACCCGGTCAGGTGGGCATGAAGCGCCGGGGGCTTCTCGCCGCGCTGGTGCTGGGTCTGGTGTTTGGCGTGGCACTGGGGCCGTGCACCTTCGCCTTCATGGCCCCCGTGCTGGGCGTGGCCTTCCGCACGGGCGCGGAGCATCCCCTGTACGCGGCGGCCCTGCTGCTGGCCTACGGCGTGGGGCACTGCTCCGTCATCGTCGCGGCGGGCACCTCCACGGAGGGGGTGCAGCGGTATCTGAACTGGAGCGAGCAGTCGCGGGGCGCCGTCTGGGTGAGGCGCGTCTGCGGCGTGCTGGTGATTCTGGGCGGTTTTTGGATGATCCACACCGCGCCGTGA
- a CDS encoding long-chain-fatty-acid--CoA ligase, with translation MMTIPQLLDDRARMHGDRVMVVFDDQEHTYRDFCDRAGRVAGNLKKRGVGPGDKVALLLGNCPEYLYCFLGLGRIGAVMVPVNPTLTFEEYVYIVGNAEASVMVVVPEFLPSLQTILASLPLVRRVFVVGEAGWGAESFDDLLEPVDIPEIIVDETSDAAIIYTSGTTGDPKGVELTHGNYLWDTLSMFRSNDLNENDRFLCILPLFHVNAQVVSVLTPIMAGATIVLGGGQFNPYAILPMIEKHRITIMSAVPTIYGLLARLPKAESHDVSSVRFFVSGAAPLSEAIYQAVQRVFKKPLIMGYGLTEATCASAVADHADPVRWNSVGPPLRYTSVRIVDEQGLDMPIGEAGEILIAGPTVMKGYYKNPAATAEVMVDGWLKTGDIGRVDRDGYLYILDRVKDMIIRGGLNIYSAQLEHVVMRMPEVDEVAVIGVEEPTWGQEVLAVVKLKAECTLTERQVIDFCKEHLAAYKVPRYVRFADALPKTPIGKVRKNELVRQYADVALRRSGG, from the coding sequence ATGATGACCATACCCCAGCTGCTGGACGACCGGGCGCGCATGCATGGCGACCGCGTCATGGTGGTGTTTGACGACCAGGAGCACACCTACCGCGACTTCTGCGACCGGGCCGGCCGGGTGGCCGGAAACCTCAAGAAGCGGGGCGTGGGCCCGGGGGACAAGGTGGCCCTGCTCCTGGGCAACTGCCCGGAATACCTCTACTGTTTCCTGGGGCTGGGGCGGATCGGGGCCGTCATGGTCCCCGTCAACCCCACCCTCACCTTCGAGGAATATGTCTACATTGTCGGGAATGCCGAGGCTTCCGTGATGGTGGTGGTCCCCGAGTTCCTCCCGTCCCTCCAGACGATTCTCGCGTCGCTCCCCCTGGTGCGCCGGGTGTTCGTGGTGGGTGAGGCGGGCTGGGGCGCCGAGTCCTTTGACGACCTGCTGGAACCGGTGGATATCCCCGAAATCATCGTTGACGAGACCAGTGACGCGGCGATCATCTACACCTCCGGCACAACGGGAGACCCCAAGGGGGTGGAGCTGACCCACGGCAACTACCTGTGGGACACCCTGTCCATGTTCCGGTCCAACGACCTGAACGAAAACGACCGTTTTCTGTGCATCCTGCCGCTGTTCCATGTGAACGCGCAGGTGGTTTCCGTGCTCACGCCCATAATGGCCGGCGCGACCATCGTTCTTGGGGGGGGGCAGTTCAACCCCTACGCCATCCTTCCGATGATCGAAAAACACCGGATCACCATCATGAGCGCCGTGCCGACCATCTACGGGCTGCTGGCACGCCTGCCCAAGGCAGAATCCCACGATGTCAGCTCGGTCCGCTTCTTCGTGTCCGGCGCGGCCCCCCTGTCCGAGGCCATCTACCAGGCGGTGCAGCGGGTCTTCAAAAAGCCCCTCATCATGGGGTATGGCCTGACGGAGGCCACCTGCGCCAGCGCCGTGGCCGACCACGCCGACCCGGTCCGCTGGAACTCCGTGGGGCCGCCCCTGCGCTACACCAGCGTGCGGATTGTGGACGAGCAGGGCCTGGACATGCCCATCGGCGAGGCGGGGGAAATCCTGATCGCGGGCCCCACGGTCATGAAGGGCTACTACAAGAACCCGGCGGCCACCGCCGAGGTCATGGTGGACGGCTGGCTCAAGACGGGCGACATCGGCCGGGTGGACAGGGACGGGTACCTGTACATTCTGGACCGGGTGAAGGACATGATCATCCGGGGCGGGCTCAACATCTACTCGGCCCAGCTGGAGCATGTTGTCATGCGCATGCCCGAGGTGGACGAGGTGGCCGTGATCGGCGTGGAGGAGCCCACCTGGGGCCAGGAGGTCCTCGCGGTGGTCAAGCTCAAGGCCGAATGCACCCTCACGGAGCGGCAGGTCATTGATTTCTGCAAGGAGCACCTCGCGGCGTACAAGGTGCCCCGCTATGTCCGCTTTGCGGACGCGCTGCCCAAGACCCCGATCGGCAAGGTGCGCAAGAACGAGCTCGTGCGCCAGTACGCCGACGTCGCGCTGCGCCGTTCGGGCGGCTGA
- the arsB gene encoding ACR3 family arsenite efflux transporter, translated as MTSIFERYLTLWVGLCIVGGIVLGKVAPGLAGYLDSLSLNVNGAPVVSVPIAVCLFFMMYPIMVKIDFASVVRAGKSGKPVLLTLFVNWCVKPFTMYAIALLFLGTLFRGLIGAEAVDLVKMPFGLDLPVGAEHGAGVVVMADGVKMLQIPLWRSYLAGCILLGVAPCTAMVLVWGYLARGNDGLTLVMVAVNSLTMLVLYGVLGGFLLGVGRLPVPWQALLLSIAVYVALPLVAGYLTRRWILAAKGEVWFREKFLHVLTPVTIAALLLTLVLLFSFKGEIIAANPLTIVWIAVPLFLQTCLIFALGYGLAKVLGLRYEDAAPAAMIGASNHFEVAIATAVMLFGLSSGAALATVVGVLIEVPVMLMLVGFCKRTAGWFA; from the coding sequence ATGACCAGCATTTTTGAGCGCTACCTGACGCTCTGGGTGGGCCTCTGCATTGTCGGGGGCATTGTGCTGGGGAAGGTGGCCCCCGGCCTGGCCGGGTATCTGGACAGCCTGTCCCTGAATGTCAACGGGGCGCCCGTGGTGTCCGTCCCCATCGCCGTGTGCCTCTTTTTCATGATGTACCCCATCATGGTCAAGATAGACTTTGCCAGCGTGGTTCGGGCAGGGAAAAGCGGAAAACCCGTGCTGCTGACCCTCTTCGTCAACTGGTGCGTGAAACCCTTCACCATGTACGCCATCGCCCTGCTGTTCCTGGGCACCCTGTTCCGGGGTCTCATTGGCGCGGAGGCGGTGGACCTGGTGAAAATGCCCTTCGGACTGGACCTGCCGGTGGGCGCGGAACACGGCGCGGGCGTGGTAGTGATGGCGGACGGCGTCAAGATGCTCCAGATTCCCCTGTGGCGCAGCTATCTGGCTGGGTGCATTCTGCTGGGCGTCGCCCCCTGCACGGCCATGGTGCTGGTCTGGGGATACCTTGCCCGCGGCAACGACGGCCTGACGCTCGTGATGGTGGCCGTGAACTCCCTGACCATGCTCGTGCTCTACGGAGTGCTGGGCGGGTTCCTGCTGGGCGTGGGGCGGCTGCCCGTGCCGTGGCAGGCCCTGCTGCTGTCCATCGCGGTCTATGTGGCGCTGCCCCTCGTGGCGGGGTACCTCACCCGCCGCTGGATCCTCGCGGCGAAGGGCGAGGTGTGGTTCCGCGAGAAGTTTCTGCACGTCCTGACGCCCGTGACCATCGCGGCGCTGCTGCTGACCCTCGTGCTCCTGTTCTCCTTCAAGGGCGAGATTATCGCGGCGAATCCGCTCACGATCGTGTGGATTGCTGTGCCGCTGTTCCTCCAGACCTGCCTGATTTTTGCGCTGGGCTACGGGCTGGCGAAAGTGCTGGGGCTGCGCTACGAGGACGCGGCCCCGGCCGCCATGATCGGCGCCTCCAACCATTTCGAGGTCGCCATCGCCACGGCGGTCATGCTGTTCGGGCTCTCCTCCGGGGCCGCCCTGGCCACCGTGGTCGGCGTGCTGATCGAGGTGCCCGTCATGCTTATGCTCGTTGGATTCTGCAAACGGACCGCCGGCTGGTTCGCCTGA
- a CDS encoding thioredoxin family protein — protein MKKIQILGTGCPKCKKLAENAEAAAKSAGVDYEMEKVTDLNAIMAFGVMMTPALAVDGVVKVAGKVPEPVEIVKLLA, from the coding sequence ATGAAGAAGATTCAGATACTGGGCACGGGGTGCCCCAAGTGCAAGAAACTGGCGGAAAACGCCGAAGCCGCCGCCAAGTCGGCGGGGGTGGACTACGAGATGGAAAAAGTGACAGACCTTAATGCCATCATGGCCTTCGGGGTTATGATGACCCCCGCCCTCGCCGTGGACGGCGTGGTGAAGGTTGCGGGTAAGGTCCCCGAACCCGTGGAAATCGTGAAACTGCTGGCCTGA
- a CDS encoding Gfo/Idh/MocA family oxidoreductase, whose protein sequence is MSIGRREFLSKSAAAAAFTIVSAGAASSYAQNAKIALGLSGCGGRGRWIGRLFQEFSDFKVVAAHDYFRDRARQAARDIEIPEEKLFTGLDGHQALLAEPVDAVAIITPPYFHPDQAVNTLAAGKHLYLAKPVAVDTVGCLRVLEAADKAKNLCTLVDFQTRNNEFYREAAKKVHAGAIGAPVLAQVFYHCGRLNPQSKADTETARLRNWVFDKALSGDIIVEQNIHVIDVANWLLNGHPLSATGTGGRKARVDVGDCWDHFVVTFRYADDVVADFSSVQFQLGSTDDLFVKVYGTEGTVETHYGGQVSIGGKKENWPGGSTATIYQDGAVNNIRDFHAAITSGNPVNNARTAVESNLSSILGRKAAYEQRTVTWDEMMADLTPLDAKLRLPGDGPDTKA, encoded by the coding sequence ATGAGCATCGGAAGACGTGAATTTCTGTCGAAATCGGCCGCTGCGGCCGCGTTCACCATTGTCTCCGCGGGCGCGGCAAGCAGCTACGCGCAGAACGCCAAGATCGCCCTCGGCCTGTCCGGCTGCGGGGGGCGGGGCCGCTGGATCGGCCGCCTGTTCCAGGAGTTTTCCGACTTCAAGGTCGTCGCGGCGCATGACTACTTCCGCGACCGGGCCCGCCAGGCCGCCCGGGACATCGAGATTCCGGAGGAGAAGCTGTTCACCGGCCTGGACGGCCACCAGGCCCTGCTCGCGGAGCCGGTGGACGCGGTGGCCATCATCACGCCGCCGTATTTCCACCCGGACCAGGCCGTGAACACCCTGGCGGCGGGCAAGCACCTGTATCTGGCGAAGCCGGTGGCGGTGGACACCGTCGGGTGCCTGCGCGTGCTGGAGGCGGCGGACAAGGCGAAGAACCTCTGCACCCTGGTGGACTTCCAGACCCGCAACAACGAGTTCTACCGCGAGGCCGCGAAAAAGGTGCACGCCGGGGCAATCGGCGCACCGGTGCTCGCCCAGGTCTTCTACCACTGCGGCCGCCTGAACCCGCAGTCCAAGGCGGACACCGAGACCGCCCGCCTGCGGAACTGGGTGTTTGACAAGGCCCTCTCCGGTGACATCATCGTCGAGCAGAACATCCACGTCATTGACGTGGCCAACTGGCTGCTGAACGGCCATCCCCTGTCCGCCACGGGCACCGGGGGCCGGAAGGCGCGGGTGGACGTGGGCGACTGCTGGGACCACTTCGTGGTCACCTTCCGCTACGCGGACGACGTGGTGGCGGATTTCAGCTCGGTGCAGTTCCAGCTCGGCTCGACGGACGACCTGTTCGTGAAGGTCTACGGCACCGAGGGCACCGTCGAGACGCACTATGGCGGGCAGGTTTCCATCGGCGGCAAAAAGGAGAACTGGCCCGGGGGCAGCACGGCGACCATCTACCAGGACGGCGCGGTGAACAACATCCGCGACTTCCACGCGGCCATCACATCGGGCAATCCGGTCAACAACGCGCGCACGGCCGTGGAGAGCAACCTGTCCTCCATCCTCGGGCGCAAGGCCGCCTACGAGCAGCGGACCGTGACCTGGGACGAGATGATGGCCGACCTCACGCCGCTGGACGCGAAGCTCCGCCTGCCCGGGGACGGGCCGGACACGAAGGCCTGA